Proteins from a single region of Streptomyces glaucescens:
- a CDS encoding DUF5955 family protein, producing MLRSLGQRPLTGSGEDPRAAELRAAVSRLRRELAAHPAEFPDRAVAEDELAALAAMAAGGVPEIPRLRRSLLLIAGAIGSVSALARGLADVRHAVELFGPPPRDG from the coding sequence GTGTTGCGGAGCTTGGGGCAGAGGCCGTTGACCGGCAGCGGCGAGGACCCGAGAGCGGCGGAACTGCGCGCCGCCGTGTCCCGGTTACGCCGGGAGCTGGCCGCGCATCCGGCCGAGTTCCCGGACCGGGCGGTCGCCGAGGACGAACTCGCCGCGCTCGCCGCGATGGCGGCCGGCGGCGTCCCCGAGATCCCGCGGCTGCGCCGCTCGCTGCTGCTGATCGCCGGAGCGATCGGCTCGGTCAGCGCGCTGGCGCGGGGCCTCGCCGACGTACGCCACGCGGTGGAGCTGTTCGGCCCGCCGCCGCGCGACGGCTGA